A single region of the Sorghum bicolor cultivar BTx623 chromosome 9, Sorghum_bicolor_NCBIv3, whole genome shotgun sequence genome encodes:
- the LOC8058275 gene encoding uncharacterized protein LOC8058275, producing MEHARDLWNNWRGDLNRQFVKPARNMQQAIKNCPKGIKQPDWEWLVKEHFYSKDFIDRSKRNSKNRSNLKILHHSGSKPYRQIIWDNGGKENNPPTLDKLFSLTHMKDGTFVDSETSTKHAEIEVERLLNPTLSNVELMDKCFESNRRDHVVGYGGGIRARDIRSPTVTKAELIEKLTQSEQEKKELQEDNQTLHEENRMITSRVSRMEEE from the exons ATGGAGCACGCTAGAGATCTATGGAATAATTGGCGTGGAGACTTGAATCGGCAATTTGTTAAGCCAGCAAGGAATATGCAGCAAGCTATTAAGAATTGCCCTAAAGGGATTAAACAACCTGATTGGGAGTGGCTTGTCAAGGAACATTTCTACAGCAAGGATTTCATA GATAGGAGCAAGAGAAACTCCAAAAATAGATCCAACTTGAAAATTCTTCATCACAGTGGTAGCAAACCATACAGACAGATCATATGGGACAAT GGTGGCAAGGAAAACAATCCTCCAACTTTGGATAAATTATTTTCTCTCACTCATATGAAGGATGGCACCTTTGTGGATTCTGAAACCTCTACCAAGCAC GCAGAGATTGAGGTGGAAAGGCTATTGAACCCTACCCTTTCTAACGTGGAACTTATGGACAAGTGCTTTGAATCTAATAGGCGTGACCATGTTGTTGGTTATGGTGGTGGAATAAGAGCAAGAGACATACGGAGTCCGACTGTTACCAAAGCTGAACTAATAGAAAAACTTACACAGTCTGAACAGGAAAAGAAAGAACTTCAAGAAGATAATCAAACACTTCACGAGGAAAATCGGATGATTACTAGTCGTGTTAGCCGAATGGAAGAAGAATGA